Proteins from one Osmerus mordax isolate fOsmMor3 chromosome 21, fOsmMor3.pri, whole genome shotgun sequence genomic window:
- the commd1 gene encoding COMM domain-containing protein 1 — MAEVDPTKSLNSLLNGIAQKVYYNNGEITEELLKNELFPDLAQQEFNALHEKMRGLLKSIAMADMDQPQLEAFLTAQTKKQGGVSTEQAAALSRFWKGQRGRVRESLLGQSRWEAGLRGLTWRVDLPTSASRGETASSPVALVELELGRTGEDSEFVCLEFDEAKVNQVLKKMADVQESIDSIVHRS, encoded by the exons ATGGCGGAAGTGGACCCAACTAAATCCCTGAACAGTTTACTAAATGGAATAGCTCAAAAAGTATATTACAATAATGGTGAAATAACAGAAGAACTTTTGAAAAATGAACTTTTTCCCGACCTCGCACAACAGGAATTTAACGCCTTGCACGAGAAGATGAGAGGCCTTTTGAAG TCTATTGCCATGGCAGACATGGACCAGCCCCAGCTGGAGGCCTTCCTGACAGCCCAGACCAAGAAGCAGGGTGGCGTCAGcacagagcaggctgcagccctCTCCCGCTTCTGGAAGGGTCAGCGTGGCCGGGTCAGAGAGAGCCTGCTGGGCCAGAGCCGATGGGAGGCCGGCCTGAGGGGCCTCACTTGGAGGGTTGACCTTCCGACTTCGGCCAGCAGAGGAGAGACGGCCAGCAGCCCTGTGGCCTTGGTGGAGTTGGAGCTGGGAAGGACTGGAgag GACTCCGAGTTTGTGTGCCTGGAGTTTGATGAGGCGAAGGTCAACCAGGTGTTAAAAAAGATGGCAGATGTTCAGGAGAGCATCGACAGCATCGTGCATCGCAGCTAG
- the dcps gene encoding m7GpppX diphosphatase, whose protein sequence is MASTGKRENPNIGITKSKRQKSGADSDKIDDLAASESVLSGFKLKTVLRDSAREKNIFLHGKLDDHEAVVILEKTPIREDTLSEMFSGSRLKLEMKNDIYSTYQLQPPAHLNEIKTTVVCPATEKHVKKYLCQETFLVEETGEDYRSITLPYIKSQSFGIQWVYNILEKKAEANRIVYEDPDQDVGFVLLPDLKWDQKQLDNLYLIAIVHRRDIKSLRDLTAQHLPLLRNIRQKGEKSILERYGVPASKMRVYLHYQPSYYHLHVHFTALGYDAPGTGVERAHLLSDVIQNLLADPEYYHSRSLSFPLRADDSLLREFKEAGRLST, encoded by the coding sequence ATGGCGTCCACTGGTAAACGTGAAAACCCCAACATTGGAATCACTAAGAGTAAAAGGCAAAAGAGTGGCGCAGATAGCGACAAAATAGATGATCTAGCAGCATCTGAAAGTGTGCTATCCGGATTCAAACTGAAGACCGTTCTGCGGGACTCGGCGCGGGAAAAAAACATCTTTCTTCATGGGAAGTTAGATGACCATGAGGCTGTTGTCATCCTGGAGAAGACACCAATCAGAGAGGACACCTTGTCCGAGATGTTCAGTGGCTCTAGACTAAAGTTGGAGATGAAAAATGACATCTACAGCACTTATCAACTTCAACCCCCTGCTCATCTGAATGAGATCAAGACCACAGTGGTGTGTCCCGCCACAGAGAAGCACGTTAAGAAGTACTTATGCCAGGAGACTTTTTTGGTGGAGGAAACCGGGGAGGATTATCGCTCTATCACTCTGCCTTACATTAAGAGCCAGAGCTTTGGGATACAGTGGGTCTACAACATCCTGGAGAAGAAAGCTGAGGCAAATCGTATAGTTTATGAGGATCCAGATCAGGATGTTGGCTTTGTTCTCCTACCAGACTTAAAGTGGGACCAAAAGCAACTGGATAACTTGTATCTGATAGCCATCGTTCATCGAAGAGACATCAAAAGTCTGCGGGACTTGACTGCTCAGCATCTACCACTGCTAAGAAATATCCgccagaaaggagagaagagcatTCTGGAGCGGTATGGAGTGCCAGCCAGCAAGATGAGGGTTTACCTCCATTATCAGCCATCCTACTACCACCTTCATGTCCACTTCACGGCCCTGGGCTATGACGCTCCGGGCactggggtggagagagcacaCCTACTCTCCGATGTCATTCAGAACCTTCTGGCAGACCCTGAGTACTACCACAGTCGCAGCCTCTCCTTCCCACTGAGAGCTGACGACAGCCTGCTCCGTGAGTTCAAAGAAGCTGGGAGGTTGTCTACATAA